GCCGGCGGGCGCCCACTGCGGGGCGGCCGTCGCGGAGCCGGCGGAGGCGAGAACCGCAGCCCCGGCGAGAGCGGTCGCCGCGAGGGCGGCGAGCGTGGTGCGGACGCCGCGACGACTGCGGCGGGAGGGTCGGACGATCATGGAGGGTGGCCTTCCGAGTCGGCATGTGAGCGCTGTCACTCCTGCCAACGAAGGCGACCCGGTGGGGTTACGCGCGAGTAGCCCGTCCGGACTACCCGCGCCTCACCCGTTCGGTCAGCCCAGCAGTCAATCAGTCCAGCGGTCAGTACGCCGGCTGGGCCGGGTCGATCTGGCTGACCCAGGCCGCCACGCCACCGCCGACGTGCACGGCGTCGGAGTAGCCCGCGCCCTTGAGGATCGCCAGCACCTCGGCCGAGCGCACACCGGTCTTGCAGTGCAGCACGACCGGCTTGTCGCCGCTCCCGGCGCCGAGCTCACCGAGGGTCCCCAGGGCGTTGCCGTTGAGGAACTCGCCCTTCGGCACCAGGACGGCGCCCGGGATGTGGTTGATCTCGGCCTCGTTGGGCTCGCGCACGTCGATGAGCACGAAGTCGCGCTCGCCCTTCTCCCGCTCGCCGAGCATCTCCTCGAGCTGCTTGACCGAGATGGTCGACCCGGCCGCGGCGTCGGCGGCCTCGGTCGAGACGGCCCCGCAGAAGACGTCGTAGTCGATGAGGCCGGTGACGGTGGGGTTCTCCCCGCACAGCGCGCAGTTGGGGTCCTTGCGGACCTTGAGCTTGCGGTACTCCATCTCCAGCGCGTCGTAGATCATCAGCTTGCCGACCAGCGGGTCGCCGATGCCGGTCAGCAGCTTGATCGCCTCGGTGCCCTGGATGGCGCCGATGGACGCCGGCAGCACACCCAGTACGCCGCCCTCGGCGCAGGAGGGGACCATCCCCGGCGGCGGCGGCTCGGGGTAGAGGCAGCGGTAGCACGGCGCGTCGGCGCTGGCGCCGTCCTCGGTGGTCGCGTGCGGCCAGAAGACCGACGCCTGACCGTCGAAACGGTAGATCGAGCCCCAGACGTAGGGGATCTGGAGGAAGTACGCCGCGTCGTTGACCATGTAGCGGGTGGCGAAGTTGTCCGTGCCGTCGACGATGAGGTCGTAGCCGCGGAAGACGTCGAAGACGTTGTCGTTGTCGAGCCGCTCCTGGTGGAGCACGACGTCGATCAGCGGGTTGATGCCGTTGATCTTGTCGCGGGCCGACTCCGCCTTCGGGCGACCGATGTCGGACTGGGTGTGGATCACCTGGCGCTGCAGGTTGGACTCGTCGACCTCGTCGAACTCGACGATGCCGATCGTGCCGACCCCGGCCGCGGCCAGGTAGAGCAGCGCAGGGCTGCCGAGACCGCCGGCGCCGATCACCAGCACCTTGGAGTTCTTCAGCCGCTTCTGCCCCGCCATCCCGACGTCGGGGATGATCAGGTGCCGGCTGTAGCGGCGTACCTCGTCGACGCTGAGCTCAGCGGCGGGCTCGACCAACGGGGCGAAGGACACGGGTTCTCCTCGGACTCGGGCGACACGATCAACAGGCGAGCGACGTCGCCGTGGGGCGAGGCGTCGTGCAGGGTGAACCACCCCGGCGTACGCATTGTTCCTCGTCGGTCCCCGCACGCCGGGACAGGTGCCGCCCCGACCGCTACCCGGGAGTAGTCTGCCGCCGTGACCAGCGAGCCGACCAGCGAGAACGACGTACGTGTGGAGCGCCCCCGGGGCGGTCGCCTGCCCCGCGGCGAGCGCCGGGCGCAGCTGCTCGAGTCGGCGCTCGAGGTCTTCGTCGCCCAGGGCTTCCACGCCGCCGCGATGGACGACATCGCCGAGCGTGCGGGTGTCTCCAAGCCGGTGCTCTACCAGCACTTCCCGGGCAAGCTCGACCTCTACCTCGCCCTGCTGGCCCAGTCGTGCGACACGATCATCGACGCCACCCGCGCGGCGCTGACCTCGACGCAGGACAACAAGCAGCGGGTGCAGGCCGCAATCGACGTCTTCTACGACTACGTCGCCGACGACAAGGGCGGCTTCCGGCTCGTCTTCGAGTCCGACCTCACCAACGAGGCCGCCGTGCGCGCCCAGGTCGACCGGGTCACCAACGAGTGCGCGCAGGCGATCGCCTCGGTCATCCACGAGGACACCGGCCTCAGCGACGAGCAGTCCCAGCTCCTCGCGGTGTCGCTGGTCGGGATGGCGCAGGTCAGTGCGCGGTTCTGGCTCGCCGAGGGCACCGACATCACCCGGCAGGAGGCCGCCGACCTCGTCGCGTCGCTCGCGTGGCGCGGGATCGGCGGTTATCCGCGGTCCGGCGAGGCCGGCGCTGGGGACGTCTCCTAGGCTGAGGGGCATGGAGGTCAAGATCGGCGTGCAGAACGCCCCCCGGGAGCTGGTACTCGACATCGACACCTCGCAGGAGGAGTTCGAGAAGACGGTCACCGCGGCAGTGCAGTCCGACTCGGTCCTCCCGCTGACCGACACCAAGGGCCGCCGCGTCCTGGTGCCGGCGTCGAAGATCGCGTACGTCGAGATCGGCCGCGAGGTCACCGGCGCGGTGGGGTTCCACCTCTGACGCGCTCGAGCCGCTCGCGCTCCTGACCCGGCGTCAGCTGTCGAGGCCGAGGTCCGCCATGCGCTGGGCGTGCCGCTCGGTGAGCCGGGCGAACATCCGCCCGACCGCGGCCAGGTCCATGCCCGGCCGGTCGACGCCGCCGGACAGCAGCGCCACCAGCGCGTCCCGCTCAGCAGCGACCCGCTGGGCCTGGGTGAGCGCCTCCCCCATCAGCCGCCGGCCCCACAGCGCCAGCCGCCCGCCGAGACGCGGGTCGGCCGCGATCGCGGTCGTGACGCGGTCGACGACGAACTCGGCGTGGCCCGTGTCACGCAGCGTGTCGATGATCAGCTCGCGGGTGTCGACGTCGAGGAACGCCGCGATCTCACGGTAGAAGTCGGTCGCCAGCGCGTCGCCCACGAACGCCTTGACCAGGCCCTCCCACCAGTCGCGCGGCTTGGTGTGGGCGTGGAACGCCTCGAGCGGAGCCTTGAAGGGCGCCATCGCCTCGTCGGGGTCGGCGCCCAGCTCGCCCAGCCGCTCGCGCAGCCGCGTCACGTTGTTGACCTCGCGCGCGGCGAGCGTGGCGACGGCGACCTTGTCGGCGATCGACGGCGCCATCGCGGCGTCCTCGGCCAACCGCTCGAATGCCGACAGCTGGCCGTAGCCGATCGCGCCGAGCAGGTCGACCACCGCGGCGAGATACTGCGGGTCGGCGAAGGCCTCCGGCATCGCTGCGGATGCTCCCGACGCGGCTCCCGACGCGGCTGCTGACGCTGCTGGCTCCATGGCCGTCACCCTATCCGTGCGGGTTTCGCGCCTGCGGGCGATAGACTCACCCTCAGGACGATGTCTCCCGCCGCTGTGCGCCGAGGCTCGCGGTGCCGCTCACGGCGTACGCGAGGCGCCTGCAGGTTCGCTGGCGGTGAGGTGTCGACGTCGTCCCGTACGCATCGCGGTGACCCGGACCAGGGCCGCCGTACGTCCGGAGTAACCCACAGAGAACAGGCAAGATCCTGACCACCTTCCGAGAGCTCGGGGTGCACCCCGAGATCGCCGACGCCCTTGAGCGCGCCGGCATCGTGACCCCCTTCCCGATCCAGGAGATGACGCTGTCGGTGGCCCTGCAGGGCACCGACCTCATCGGCCAAGCCCGCACGGGCACCGGCAAGACGTTGGCCTTCGGCATCCCGCTGCTGCAGCGCACCGTGCCGCCGACGAGCCCGGCGTACGCCGACCACCCCACCCCCGGCAAGCCGCAGGCGCTCATCGTGGCGCCGACGCGTGAGCTGGCGCTGCAGGTCTCCAACGACATGTCCGTGGCGTCGAAGGACTTCGGCAGCCGCGTCCTGACGGTCTATGGCGGCGTCGGCTACGAGCCGCAGCTGGACGCGCTGGAGGCCGGCGTCGACGTCGTCGTCGGCACCCCGGGCCGGCTGCTCGACCTGGCCAACCGCGGCGCGCTCGACCTGAGCCACGTGCAGGCCGTCGTGCTCGACGAGGCCGACGAGATGCTCGACCTGGGCTTCCTGCCCGACGTGGAGCGGCTGCTGGCCAAGACCCCCAGCTCGCGTCAGACGATGCTGTTCTCGGCGACCATGCCGTCAGCCATCGTGGCGCTCGCGCGCACCCACATGCGCCACCCGATGAACATCCGCGCCGAGTCGAGCACCGACAACCAGACGGTGCCGGCGACCGCGCAGTTCATCTACCAGGCCCACGACCTCGACAAGACCGAGATCATCGGCCGGCTGCTGCAGTCGGAGGGCGCGGACAAGTTCATCGTCTTCTGCCGCACGAAGCGCCAGGCGCAGCGCGTCGCCGACGACCTCGCCGAGCGTGGCTTCCCGAGCAGCCCGCTGCACGGTGACATGCAGCAGACCGCGCGGGAGCGGGCGCTGGCGAAGTTCCGCGAGGACAAGCTGAAGGTGCTCGTCGCCACCGACGTGGCCGCCCGCGGCATCGACGTCAGCGGCGTCTCGCACGTCGTCAACTACACCTGCCCCGAGGACGAGAAGACCTACGTGCACCGCATCGGTCGCACCGGTCGCGCCGGCGCCACGGGCACCGCGATCACCTTCGTCGACTGGGCGGACCTCGCCCGGTGGAAGATGATCAACAAGGCGCTCGACCTGCCGTTCGACGAGCCGGTCGAGACCTACTCCACCTCCGAGCACCTCTTCACCGACCAGGGCATCCCCGCCGGCACCAAGGGCCGGGTCGTGCCCGAGACCCCGCCGGAGCCGAAGGCCCGGCGCGAGGGTGGACGCGACGGGGGACACTCTGGTGGATCCGGCGGCGCCGGTGGCTCCGGCGACCAGCCGCGGCGCAGCCGCAACCGGAGCCGCTCGCGCACCCGCAGCGGCCAGCCGGTCGAGGGCGAAGGCGCGTCCACCGCGTCGCAGGGCGAGGCGCACGGCGGCGACGCCGCTGCTTCGAGCGCTGCGTCGTCGAACGGGGCCGAGGGCTCCGGTGCCCCCCGGCGTCGGCGTCGGCGTCGCTCCGGTGGCGGGGAGTCCGCCCCGCAGGAGAGCGCTGCCGCCAGCGAGTGACCTGCAGCTGATCTGCCCACGCCGCCCCGGAGCCGACCGCTCCGGGGCGGCGTACTTTGTAGACGTTCTTGCGCGACACGCCGACTGGAACGCCTACACAGAGCACAATTCGCTACACGTGTAGCGAATCAGCGACCGAGCGTCAGCTGGTGACGACGACCGGGGTGCCGAGGCGGGCGAAGCGCCACAGCGCCTTGGCATCGGGGGTGGCCTGGCGGATGCAGCCGCTGGAGAGCGCGGTGCCCAGCTCGGCGCGGGTCTGGACCCGGCGGCCCTGGTGCATGGGGATGTCGTGGAAGCCGATCGCGGCCCGCTTGCCGCGGGCGAAGCGCACCATCCAGCGCATGGTGCCGGCGTCGTCGATGGCGGTGGCGCGCTCCGAGCGCGACCAGACCTCGTAGGTGCCGGGCTGGAGGTTGTCGAGCGTGCTGCCCGACACCAGGTAGGTCCGCAGCACGCGCGAGTCGGCGCCTGCTCCCCCGGCGACGAGCCAGACCCGCTGGCGCTCGGCGTCGAAGACCACGCGCCGCCCACGACCGCTGGCGGCCGGCAGGGTGGTGTCGTCGCGTAGCGCCTGCCGCTCGGCCTCGCTGCGGGCCGCCACCTCCTCGGGCGTCGGCTCCGGCACCGTCCGGCGTACGGCCTCGGCGATCACGGCGGCGCTGCGCTCGGGCCCCTCGGCGTACGCCGCCTCCCCGCCCCCGGACGGACCGAGCCCGACCCCGGCGCCGATCGTCACCACGGTGATCGCGGCTGCGCTGAGGACGGCGAGCGAGCGGCCCCAACGGACCCGCGTCGCGCGAGCCGTCCGCTCCGCGCGGTGCCGACCAGCTGCTCTGGCCATCAGCGCGCGGCGGCCCGACGGACGAGGTTCTCGGCGACGGCCCGGTAGGCCTCGGCGCCGCGGTGCTTGCGCGTCGTCGCGAGGATCGAGCGGCCGGCGGCGGGTGCCTCGGCGAACCGGATCGACTTGGGGATCGGCGGCTCGATCACGTCGAGCTCGTAGGTCTCCGAGATCGTCTCCAGCACCGTGCGCGCGTGGTTGGTGCGCCCGTCGTACAACGTCGGCAGCACGCCCTCGACCCGCAACGCGCGGTTGGTGTAGCGGCGTACGTCGTGGACGGTGTCGAGCAGCTGACCGACACCGCGGTGCGACAGCGTCTCGCACTGCAGCGGGATCAGGACAGAGTCGGCGGCCGTCAGCGCGGCGACCGTGAGGACACCGAGCGACGGCGGGCAGTCCAGCAGCACCCAGTCGTAGTCGGGCACGTCCTCGAGCATCATCCGGACGACGTGCTCGCGTCCGGTGCGGGTGAGCAGGTCGGCCTCGGCGCGCGCCAGCTCGATCGTCGCCGGCAGCAGGTCGACACCGTCGTCGGTGCTGATCAGGACGTCGGCCGCCGCCTTGCCCTGGGTCAGGACGTGGTGGACCGAGAGCTCGAGGTCCTCGGGGTCGATGCCGAGGGAGAACGTCAGGCACGCCTGCGGGTCGAGGTCGACGAGCAGCACGCGGTGCCCGGCCTCGGCCAGCGCCGCGCCGAGCGAGGCGACCGTGGTCGTCTTGGCGACGCCGCCCTTCTGGTTGGCGACGGCGAGGATGCGGGAGGGAGCGTTCATTTGGGCCTCATTGTGCCCCACGGGCGCCCGCCGCGCCGGTGATGTCGACCATGCGATAGTGCCGCCATGAACGCCCCCGCGCGCACCGCCGTCGTCACCGGCCCCACCTCGGGGATCGGGCTCGAGTTCGCCCGGCAGCTGGCTTCGTCGTACGACGTCCTCGTGCTCGTCGCCCGCTCGGCGGACCGGCTCGAGGAGCTGGCGGGCGAGCTGCGGGCCGCCCACGGGGTCGAGGTCGAGGTGGTCGTCGCCGACCTCGCTCGGCGTGCGGACGTCGACCGGGTCGCCGACCGGCTGCGCGACCCCGAGCGACCGGTGCACCTGCTGGTCAACAACGCCGGCTTCGGGCTCAAGCAGCCGCTGCTGGCCAACGACCTCGAGACCGAGCAGGAGATGCTCGACGTCCTCGTCACCGCGGTCCTGCGCCTGACCCACGCCGCTCTCGGCGCGATGGTGCAGCGCGGCGACGGCGCGGTCGTCAACGTGTCCAGCGTGGCGGGCTACCTGCCGCGCGGGACGTACGGCGCGGCGAAGGCGTGGGTGACCAGCTTCAGCGAGTGGGCCGACCTGACCTACCGCGAGTCCGGCGTGCGGGTGATGGCGCTGTGCCCGGGCTTCACCAAGACCGAGTTCCACGGCCGCATGGGCGTCGAGCGCTCCTCCGCGCCGGGGTTCTTGTGGCTCGAGCCCGAGGCGCTCGTGCGCGACGCGCTGCGCGACCTCGAGCGCGGCCGTCGGGTGTCGGTGCCGGGTGCGGCCTACAAGGTGATCGTCACGGCGCAGCGCTACATCCCGCGCGGGCTCCTGAGCGGGTTCCAGAAGCTCGGTCGGCGCTGACCCCAGGCGTCACACCCGCACCACTCGTCGTACGAAACCGGGCGTCGAGGGCGTCAGCTTCGTTCGACGAGCGGGCGTGTCGTTAGTCGGGCGGTGAAACTGCCCCCGATTCTCAGGCCACCGAGGGGGTGCGGCGGCCGGAGGCGCGGGAGGCGTCGGCGGCAGCGGCGAGCAGCCGCTCGTACTGCTCGGGATGGGTGGTGTGGCAGCCGAGGTCGTGGTCGATCTTCCCGGTGCCGTGATGGTCGCTGGAGCCGGTGAAGACGAGGTCGAGCTCGTGCGCGAGGGCGCGCAGGGTCTCGCGGTCCTCAGGGCGGTGGTCCTGGTGGTCGACCTCGATGCCGGTCAGGCCGTGGGCAGCGAGGCGCGCGATCGTCTCCGGGTCGAGGTGGCGCCGTCCGCCGCGGCCCCAGGGGTGGGCCAGGACGCTCACACCGCCGGCCTCGCGGATGAGCGTGATCATGTCCTCCAGCGGGGTGGCGTAGCGGCGCACGTAGGCCGGGCCGGAGGGACCGAGGTAGCGGGCGAAGGCCTGGTCGCGGTCGTCGACCACCCCGGCGCGCACCAGCGCGTCGGCGACGTGGGGTCGCCCGCTCGCGGCGGCGTCGCCGGACACCGCATGGACGTCGTCCTCGACGATCTCGATGCCGAGACCTTGCAGCTTGGCGACGATCTGGGGCATCCGGCCGTCGCGCCCGTCGAGGATGCGCGTCAGCTCCGTGGCGAGCCCGGGGTGGGTGGGGTCGGGGAGGTAGCCGAGCAGGTGGACGCCGCGGTTGCCCAAACGGCAGCTGACCTCCATGCCGGGCACGAGGCGTACGCCGTGCTCGACCGCTGCCGCCGCGGCCTCGTCCCAGCCCTCGGCGGTGTCGTGGTCGGTGAGCGCGACGACGTCGAGGCCCGCGGCTGCCGCCTGCGCGATCAGCTGCGCGGGCGGGCTGGTGCCGTCGGAGCGGGAGCTGTGGGTGTGGAGGTCGATCCTCACGCGCGCCTCACCCCGCACCTCACCATGCGGGCGGGCTCCCGCCGAAGGTCATCTCGACCAGCTGCGGGCCCAGGCGCCCGACGTCGGCGAGGATCCAGTCGTCGCGCAGCAGCAGCGCCGCCGACGCCGGCCGCAGCACCAGCCACAGCCACCGCCCGCCGGCCTCACCGGCGAAGACCGAGCGGTCGAACTCGACGTCGTTGGCACTGGTCGAGACCGCCCAGAGCGCGACGCTGAAGGTGTCGATGCGCACGCGCACGGCCGGCGGCCCGGCGCCGACCTCCTCACCCGGGTCGTCGTGGTGGGTGCCGGCGACGCGGCGACCCAGACCGGTGCCGGGTTCCTCGGCGACCACCATCACCTCGACGACACCGTCCAGGTCGGTCGTGCCGACACAGGTCGTCACCGTCGCGCGCACCCCCGCCGGACCCGGGTCGACCACGCACCCGAAGTCGGTGACGGTCCACCCCGGACCGAGCGGCCACGGCAGGTAGGTCGGGAAGTCCGGGCTGCGGTCGAGGTGCTCGACGAAGGCGTCGTACGACGACTCCACCGGGCGCCACAGCGGCGGCATCACCCCGTGGTCGGGGCAGCTCCACTCCCCCGCCACGAGCGTGCCGCCCTCCGGGGCGGGGGCGGGGCAGCGGGGGCAACCGGCCGTGAGCGTCACAGCAGGAGGGTAGCCGTGGGCGCCGGCGTCACGCCTGAGCTGCGGCGTCGGGACCGGGCCAGTTCTTGTCGGGCTGCGGGACGGGGCGGCCGGGCTGCTCGCCGCCGCGGGCCTCGAGGTAGTTCTCCTTCGGCACCATCACCTTGCGGCGGAAGATGCACACGACCTTGCCGTCCTGGTTGTAGCCGATGGTCTCGACGTGCACGACGCCCCGGTCGTCCTTCGAGGTGCTCTCCCACTTGTCGAGCACCCGGGTCTCGCCGTAGAGCGTGTCACCGTGGAAGGTCGGCGCGACGTGGCGCAGCGACTCGATCTCCAGGTTGGCGATCGCCTTGCCCGAGATGTCCGGGACGCTCATGCCCAGCAGGATCGAGTAGACGTAGTTGCCGACCACGACGTTCTTGCCGAACTGCGTGGTCTCCTCGGCGTAGTTGGCGTCGAGGTGCAGCGGGTGGTGGTTCATCGTGAGCAGGCAGAACAGGTGGTCGTCGTACTCGGTGACGGTCTTGCCGGGCCAGTGCTTGTAGGTCGCTCCGACCTCGAACTCCTCGTAGCTACGACCGAACTGCATGTGCGCCACTCCTGTCCTGGTGAGCGCCGGCGCGTCCATTACCGGCGGGTACGGCGCCATCATGCCAACCGCCGGCGCCCCCGCTCAGGGGGACACCGGCGATTGAGATCCGCGTGAGTCGACCGTCGGGCTCAGGACCCGCCACCACCGGCCTTGCGTCGGTGCATCTTCGGGGCGCCGCCGACCACCTCGGGTCCGTGCGTCTTGTCGGTGGCGCCGGCCGGGTGCGGCACGCCCCGGTCGTTGCCCTGCTTGCGCGCCAGCGCCTCGCGCATCTTCGCCTTCACGTCCTGCGGTGCGCCCTCGTCCGGTCCCGTCATCGGGTGCTCCTCTCGTCGTGCCTCTCGACGCTGCCTCGGACCCCCACCATGGCAGCGGGCGGGCTCCGGGTCGAGTGATTAAGCGCGGGTGCGTTCACTAGGGTGGCGGTCATGGCATCCCCCCGCGGCCCGCTCGGTTCCCTGCGCGCGCTGGCCCTCGCGGCCGTGCTCGTCCTCGCCGGCACGGCCTGTGGTGGCGACGGCGGCAGCGACGACGGGAGCGACACTCCGCGCGCCGAGAGCAGCGCCGGCGAGCCGGCCGAGAGTCCCAGCAGTCCCAGCTCCTTGGGGATCAGCGACGCCCCCGAGCCGGAGGACCCCTGCGTCACCGACGCACCCGGGAGCGACCAGGCGTCCGGCGTCGGGTTCGCCCTGACGCCCCCGGACGGCTGGAGCGACGTCAGCGACCAGCTCACCGCGGCGCTCACGGGTGGCAACGTCAGCGGCATCGCCTGGGCCGACCGCGCCGGCGCGAGCGGCGGCTTCGCCGACAACCTCAACGTCATCGTCACCGAGGACTCCGGCGTGGAGGACATCGGGCAGCTGCGCGACCAGTTCTCCACCGAGCTGCGCCAGGTCGCCAGCGACGTGGAGCCGCGCGAGGACGTCGAGGTCGCCTGCGAGATCGGCCTGCGCCAGACCGCGACCACCACCCAGCAGGGCCGCGACCTCGTCTACGACCAGGTCGTCACGGCGCGCGAGGGCACGACGTACCTCCTCACGATGACGTACGCCGCCGAGACCCCCGCTCGGGTGCGGCAGGCGATCCTGCAGGGCCTGCTCGGGTCGTGGAAGTGGCTCGTCGATGAGTGAGGTCGACGTCGACGACGTCGGCGTCACTGTCCCGCGCCACCTCGCGGAGCCCCTCGACATCGAGTTCGACGGCGCGCGCGTCTGGTCCTTCAACCCCGCGCGCGACGGCACCCCCGACGGACGCACCGTCCGCGTGCAGTGGCCGCGCTCGCTCGCCGACCGCCTGCGCGGCACGGCGGCCGTGCGCCTGGTCCCCCACAACGGTGGCGAGGTCCTGCTCGAGCGCACCATCGCCTTCGCCGGGGTGAGCGAGCCACTGTCGCTGGTCGACCACGAGGGCAACCCGCTGTCGGTCGACAAGACCGGCAAGCTGCAGCGCACCTTCGACCGCATCGGTGAGGAGTCGCGCCGGCACCTGGTCGAGGCCACCAAGCGGGTGCTCGACGACCTGCGCGACGTGTGCGACATGGACGCCTACCTCGCGTACGGCGCCTTGCTGGGCGCGCGCCGCGACGGCCGGATGATCGGTCACGACTCCGACACCGACGTCGCCTACCTCAGCAAGTTCACGCACCCCTTCGACATCGTGCGCGAGTGCCGGGCGGCCGAGGAGCAGATGCGCCGACGCGGCTGGTCGGTGGCGCGCATGTCGGCGGCCAACTTCAAGGTCTGGGTGTCACTGCCCAACGGCGC
The nucleotide sequence above comes from Nocardioides massiliensis. Encoded proteins:
- a CDS encoding MaoC family dehydratase: MQFGRSYEEFEVGATYKHWPGKTVTEYDDHLFCLLTMNHHPLHLDANYAEETTQFGKNVVVGNYVYSILLGMSVPDISGKAIANLEIESLRHVAPTFHGDTLYGETRVLDKWESTSKDDRGVVHVETIGYNQDGKVVCIFRRKVMVPKENYLEARGGEQPGRPVPQPDKNWPGPDAAAQA
- a CDS encoding DUF5302 domain-containing protein; the encoded protein is MTGPDEGAPQDVKAKMREALARKQGNDRGVPHPAGATDKTHGPEVVGGAPKMHRRKAGGGGS
- a CDS encoding DEAD/DEAH box helicase, coding for MHPEIADALERAGIVTPFPIQEMTLSVALQGTDLIGQARTGTGKTLAFGIPLLQRTVPPTSPAYADHPTPGKPQALIVAPTRELALQVSNDMSVASKDFGSRVLTVYGGVGYEPQLDALEAGVDVVVGTPGRLLDLANRGALDLSHVQAVVLDEADEMLDLGFLPDVERLLAKTPSSRQTMLFSATMPSAIVALARTHMRHPMNIRAESSTDNQTVPATAQFIYQAHDLDKTEIIGRLLQSEGADKFIVFCRTKRQAQRVADDLAERGFPSSPLHGDMQQTARERALAKFREDKLKVLVATDVAARGIDVSGVSHVVNYTCPEDEKTYVHRIGRTGRAGATGTAITFVDWADLARWKMINKALDLPFDEPVETYSTSEHLFTDQGIPAGTKGRVVPETPPEPKARREGGRDGGHSGGSGGAGGSGDQPRRSRNRSRSRTRSGQPVEGEGASTASQGEAHGGDAAASSAASSNGAEGSGAPRRRRRRRSGGGESAPQESAAASE
- the moeZ gene encoding adenylyltransferase/sulfurtransferase MoeZ, which encodes MSFAPLVEPAAELSVDEVRRYSRHLIIPDVGMAGQKRLKNSKVLVIGAGGLGSPALLYLAAAGVGTIGIVEFDEVDESNLQRQVIHTQSDIGRPKAESARDKINGINPLIDVVLHQERLDNDNVFDVFRGYDLIVDGTDNFATRYMVNDAAYFLQIPYVWGSIYRFDGQASVFWPHATTEDGASADAPCYRCLYPEPPPPGMVPSCAEGGVLGVLPASIGAIQGTEAIKLLTGIGDPLVGKLMIYDALEMEYRKLKVRKDPNCALCGENPTVTGLIDYDVFCGAVSTEAADAAAGSTISVKQLEEMLGEREKGERDFVLIDVREPNEAEINHIPGAVLVPKGEFLNGNALGTLGELGAGSGDKPVVLHCKTGVRSAEVLAILKGAGYSDAVHVGGGVAAWVSQIDPAQPAY
- a CDS encoding DUF3107 domain-containing protein; protein product: MEVKIGVQNAPRELVLDIDTSQEEFEKTVTAAVQSDSVLPLTDTKGRRVLVPASKIAYVEIGREVTGAVGFHL
- a CDS encoding TetR/AcrR family transcriptional regulator, which codes for MTSEPTSENDVRVERPRGGRLPRGERRAQLLESALEVFVAQGFHAAAMDDIAERAGVSKPVLYQHFPGKLDLYLALLAQSCDTIIDATRAALTSTQDNKQRVQAAIDVFYDYVADDKGGFRLVFESDLTNEAAVRAQVDRVTNECAQAIASVIHEDTGLSDEQSQLLAVSLVGMAQVSARFWLAEGTDITRQEAADLVASLAWRGIGGYPRSGEAGAGDVS
- a CDS encoding ferritin-like fold-containing protein; translated protein: MEPAASAAASGAASGASAAMPEAFADPQYLAAVVDLLGAIGYGQLSAFERLAEDAAMAPSIADKVAVATLAAREVNNVTRLRERLGELGADPDEAMAPFKAPLEAFHAHTKPRDWWEGLVKAFVGDALATDFYREIAAFLDVDTRELIIDTLRDTGHAEFVVDRVTTAIAADPRLGGRLALWGRRLMGEALTQAQRVAAERDALVALLSGGVDRPGMDLAAVGRMFARLTERHAQRMADLGLDS
- a CDS encoding PHP domain-containing protein; amino-acid sequence: MRIDLHTHSSRSDGTSPPAQLIAQAAAAGLDVVALTDHDTAEGWDEAAAAAVEHGVRLVPGMEVSCRLGNRGVHLLGYLPDPTHPGLATELTRILDGRDGRMPQIVAKLQGLGIEIVEDDVHAVSGDAAASGRPHVADALVRAGVVDDRDQAFARYLGPSGPAYVRRYATPLEDMITLIREAGGVSVLAHPWGRGGRRHLDPETIARLAAHGLTGIEVDHQDHRPEDRETLRALAHELDLVFTGSSDHHGTGKIDHDLGCHTTHPEQYERLLAAAADASRASGRRTPSVA
- a CDS encoding L,D-transpeptidase produces the protein MARAAGRHRAERTARATRVRWGRSLAVLSAAAITVVTIGAGVGLGPSGGGEAAYAEGPERSAAVIAEAVRRTVPEPTPEEVAARSEAERQALRDDTTLPAASGRGRRVVFDAERQRVWLVAGGAGADSRVLRTYLVSGSTLDNLQPGTYEVWSRSERATAIDDAGTMRWMVRFARGKRAAIGFHDIPMHQGRRVQTRAELGTALSSGCIRQATPDAKALWRFARLGTPVVVTS
- a CDS encoding SDR family NAD(P)-dependent oxidoreductase yields the protein MNAPARTAVVTGPTSGIGLEFARQLASSYDVLVLVARSADRLEELAGELRAAHGVEVEVVVADLARRADVDRVADRLRDPERPVHLLVNNAGFGLKQPLLANDLETEQEMLDVLVTAVLRLTHAALGAMVQRGDGAVVNVSSVAGYLPRGTYGAAKAWVTSFSEWADLTYRESGVRVMALCPGFTKTEFHGRMGVERSSAPGFLWLEPEALVRDALRDLERGRRVSVPGAAYKVIVTAQRYIPRGLLSGFQKLGRR
- a CDS encoding ParA family protein, with the translated sequence MNAPSRILAVANQKGGVAKTTTVASLGAALAEAGHRVLLVDLDPQACLTFSLGIDPEDLELSVHHVLTQGKAAADVLISTDDGVDLLPATIELARAEADLLTRTGREHVVRMMLEDVPDYDWVLLDCPPSLGVLTVAALTAADSVLIPLQCETLSHRGVGQLLDTVHDVRRYTNRALRVEGVLPTLYDGRTNHARTVLETISETYELDVIEPPIPKSIRFAEAPAAGRSILATTRKHRGAEAYRAVAENLVRRAAAR
- a CDS encoding DUF6758 family protein translates to MTLTAGCPRCPAPAPEGGTLVAGEWSCPDHGVMPPLWRPVESSYDAFVEHLDRSPDFPTYLPWPLGPGWTVTDFGCVVDPGPAGVRATVTTCVGTTDLDGVVEVMVVAEEPGTGLGRRVAGTHHDDPGEEVGAGPPAVRVRIDTFSVALWAVSTSANDVEFDRSVFAGEAGGRWLWLVLRPASAALLLRDDWILADVGRLGPQLVEMTFGGSPPAW